From Vitis vinifera cultivar Pinot Noir 40024 chromosome 14, ASM3070453v1, a single genomic window includes:
- the LOC100249483 gene encoding nuclear transcription factor Y subunit B-4: MVDEQDHLLPIANVGRIMKQILPPRAKISKEGKETMQECASEFISFVTGEASDKCHKENRKTVNGDDICWALSALGFDDYAEAILRYLHKYREFERERANQNKVGGSEDKDEASNCKYIQAGKQTVIPPPLECRVIKKGNSSLTKPS, encoded by the coding sequence ATGGTTGATGAGCAGGATCATTTGCTGCCTATTGCCAACGTGGGCCGGATCATGAAGCAAATCCTGCCACCAAGAGCCAAGATCTCCAAAGAAGGCAAAGAAACAATGCAAGAGTGTGCATCTGAGTTCATAAGTTTTGTTACTGGTGAAGCATCTGACAAGTGTCACAAAGAGAACCGCAAGACGGTGAACGGAGATGACATTTGTTGGGCTCTGAGTGCACTAGGATTTGATGACTATGCTGAGGCTATATTAAGGTACTTACATAAATATAGGGAgtttgaaagagagagagccAACCAAAACAAAGTTGGTGGCAGTGAAGACAAAGATGAAGCATCAAACTGTAAATATATCCAAGCTGGGAAGCAAACTGTAATTCCTCctccattagagtgcagagttATCAAGAAGGGTAATAGCTCTCTTACAAAGCCATCTTAA